In one window of Gammaproteobacteria bacterium DNA:
- a CDS encoding aldo/keto reductase: MMTSRRDFLVSVSVLPLLPKVEIAPSGGCEISRPIPATGERLPVIGMGSWLTFDVGDDREALQTRVEVLRTFFEQGGAVIDSSPMYGSSEEVIGYCLERLNNKDRLFTATKVWTLGRRFGISQMNSSQELWDVDRFDLMQIHNMLDWRKHLETLKAWKAEGRIRYIGITTSHGRRHDKLMKVMETEPFDFVQFTYNIVDREAEQRLLPLARERGIAVIVNRPFRRGALFDQMRGKPLPTWAVEIDCGNWAQFFLKFIVSHPAVTCAIPATSRVDHMRENMGACLGRLPDQDARLEMIGYFAGLS; the protein is encoded by the coding sequence ATGATGACCAGTCGGCGAGATTTTCTTGTGAGTGTATCGGTATTGCCACTCCTCCCTAAGGTGGAAATAGCACCTTCCGGGGGGTGCGAGATCTCCAGACCGATACCCGCTACCGGTGAGCGCCTGCCTGTGATCGGCATGGGCTCGTGGTTGACCTTTGATGTCGGCGATGACCGGGAAGCTCTGCAGACGCGCGTCGAAGTGCTTCGAACCTTCTTTGAGCAGGGCGGCGCAGTGATCGATTCCTCGCCGATGTACGGATCGTCTGAGGAAGTCATTGGCTACTGTCTGGAACGTCTGAACAACAAGGACAGGTTATTTACCGCGACCAAGGTGTGGACCCTCGGCCGACGATTCGGCATCTCCCAGATGAACTCGTCACAAGAACTCTGGGACGTCGATCGGTTCGACCTGATGCAGATCCACAACATGCTCGACTGGCGCAAACATCTGGAGACACTCAAGGCCTGGAAGGCGGAAGGCCGCATCCGCTATATCGGCATAACGACTTCGCACGGCCGAAGGCACGATAAGCTGATGAAAGTCATGGAAACGGAGCCCTTCGACTTCGTGCAGTTCACCTACAACATCGTCGATCGTGAGGCCGAGCAACGCCTGTTGCCGCTTGCGCGAGAACGAGGCATCGCCGTGATCGTCAACCGCCCGTTCCGGCGTGGCGCGCTGTTCGACCAGATGCGCGGGAAGCCGTTACCGACCTGGGCAGTGGAAATCGATTGCGGGAACTGGGCGCAGTTTTTTCTCAAGTTCATCGTCTCGCATCCCGCGGTCACCTGTGCGATTCCGGCAACGTCGCGCGTCGATCACATGCGGGAAAACATGGGTGCCTGTCTCGGCCGGCTTCCTGACCAGGACGCGCGACTGGAAATGATCGGCTATTTCGCGGGCTTGTCGTAA
- a CDS encoding divalent metal cation transporter: MTAPLAAAYTMAGILGWRRGLRDRCFQSVWAAIIHIGTLFAVLDTRPATAIVLAQAANGLLLHVVAVFMLVVMNRRDILGTYLNRWLGNIIGVAIILFVTGLAITQLSRITGIVG, encoded by the coding sequence GTGACGGCACCGCTGGCTGCCGCCTATACCATGGCCGGTATCCTTGGATGGCGGCGAGGCCTTCGCGATCGGTGTTTCCAGTCCGTGTGGGCGGCGATCATTCACATCGGCACGCTGTTCGCTGTACTCGACACGCGCCCTGCGACTGCCATCGTCCTCGCGCAGGCCGCAAATGGCCTGCTGTTGCACGTCGTCGCTGTATTCATGCTCGTTGTCATGAATCGGAGGGACATCCTGGGCACGTACCTAAACCGCTGGCTTGGCAACATCATTGGAGTCGCGATCATTCTCTTCGTAACCGGCCTTGCCATCACTCAACTCTCCCGCATCACGGGCATTGTCGGGTAG
- a CDS encoding lipase maturation factor family protein: MNVSRFRPANLWKRSLDPDDYRLIVWLFPRLLGLVYLAAFASLGLQIVGLVGEQGILPLQEKLDLLSDRSALDRFLTLPTLFWIDSGDGALRAACVAGCVFALMLVFGLWVRISLIALFVLFLSVFHAGQIFLNFQWDYLLLETGFLAIFLQNGSRAVIWMYRWLLFRLRFLSGLSKILSGDDTWADLTALNYYFEVQPLPHSLSWYAHQLPDGLLKFATGSVLFVEIIVPFMMLLPRGPRLVAAWLTLAHQGLILLTSNHSYVNPLVILLCLFLFDDRAVRRIVPGFALRRIESSNRFRAEPGKWNHTFAGALSLWIFFISTAQSWEMIYGRRNPEPIAWLTEHVRPFRVTSLYHVFPTMKTERIEILIEGSFDGETWRPYRFRYKPQDPDRAPRFIVPHQPRLDWMMWFLPMHPIFLQWFEPFVRRLQENSTEVLDLLEENPFPETGPRYLRIKAFRYRFTDPQTRKRTGNWWVREDLGPFWMMPWYEAPADAGSEKKRQESATRRYSR, from the coding sequence GTGAACGTATCCCGTTTCCGTCCGGCTAACTTGTGGAAACGTTCGCTGGATCCCGATGATTATCGGTTGATCGTCTGGCTGTTCCCCCGTCTCCTTGGCCTGGTTTACCTGGCTGCATTTGCTTCCCTCGGACTACAGATCGTCGGGCTGGTCGGTGAACAGGGAATCCTGCCCCTGCAGGAGAAACTCGATTTGCTGTCGGACCGGTCGGCGCTGGACCGGTTCCTCACGCTGCCGACGTTGTTCTGGATCGATTCCGGAGATGGCGCGCTGCGTGCGGCCTGCGTGGCAGGCTGCGTATTCGCCCTCATGCTGGTCTTCGGGCTCTGGGTCAGGATCTCGCTGATCGCCTTGTTCGTCCTGTTCCTGTCCGTCTTTCACGCAGGACAGATCTTTCTCAACTTCCAATGGGACTACCTGCTCCTCGAGACCGGCTTCCTCGCCATCTTTCTCCAGAACGGCTCTCGCGCGGTGATCTGGATGTACCGCTGGCTGTTGTTTCGCCTGCGGTTTCTCTCCGGGCTGTCCAAAATCCTGTCCGGCGACGATACCTGGGCGGATCTGACGGCACTCAACTACTATTTCGAGGTCCAGCCCCTCCCGCATTCGCTGTCCTGGTACGCGCACCAGTTGCCGGACGGCCTGCTGAAGTTCGCTACCGGCTCGGTGTTGTTCGTCGAGATCATCGTGCCTTTCATGATGCTGCTGCCACGCGGTCCCCGCCTCGTCGCCGCCTGGCTCACCCTGGCTCATCAGGGCCTGATCCTGCTGACCAGCAACCACAGCTACGTCAACCCGCTGGTGATCCTGCTGTGTCTGTTCCTGTTCGACGACCGCGCCGTTCGCCGGATCGTCCCGGGTTTCGCCCTGCGACGCATCGAATCGAGCAACCGGTTTCGCGCCGAGCCGGGGAAGTGGAATCACACCTTCGCAGGCGCGTTGTCCCTGTGGATATTCTTCATCTCCACCGCCCAGTCCTGGGAGATGATCTACGGGCGCCGCAACCCGGAACCGATCGCCTGGCTCACCGAACACGTCAGGCCGTTTCGGGTGACCAGCCTTTACCACGTCTTCCCCACCATGAAGACTGAACGGATCGAGATCCTGATCGAGGGATCGTTCGACGGCGAGACGTGGCGGCCCTACCGGTTTCGCTACAAGCCTCAAGATCCGGATCGCGCTCCGCGGTTCATCGTGCCCCATCAGCCGAGGCTCGACTGGATGATGTGGTTCCTGCCCATGCACCCGATCTTCCTGCAGTGGTTCGAACCGTTCGTTCGCCGGTTGCAGGAGAACTCAACCGAGGTGCTCGACCTGCTGGAGGAGAACCCGTTTCCCGAAACCGGTCCGCGCTACCTTCGTATCAAAGCCTTTCGCTACCGCTTTACCGATCCGCAAACCCGCAAGCGTACGGGGAACTGGTGGGTACGCGAGGATCTCGGTCCGTTCTGGATGATGCCGTGGTACGAGGCGCCGGCCGATGCTGGCAGCGAGAAGAAAAGGCAGGAAAGCGCTACCCGGAGATACAGCCGTTGA
- a CDS encoding TraB/GumN family protein, with product MNDTPDPNASNGGEASQPTVEVRHAGGLITLLGTAHVSRASADKVRELLASGKFDSVAVELCPSRYNAVIDPDALARMDLFKVFREGRAMMVTASLALGAYQQRLAEQFGIRPGEEMRVAIELANKAGLPVLLIDREIGVTLKRVYRNVPWWRRFALLSGLLASVISHEEVSEEEIERLKEGDILETTFGQFADQARELYDPLIAERDRYMAAGLEAALRDKQGHRILAVVGAGHLKGMKAELERGLKDPRAVIESLDRVPTGAHWPRYIPWVIVALVFVGFGIGFSRSPDLGWRLVLDWVLINGGLSALGALVAAAHPLTVVTAFLAAPLTSLNPTIGAGMVTTATEIYLRKPQVGDFARLREDTAHFAGWRKNRVARTLLVFLLSTLGSAIGTYVAGFRIFGRLTGG from the coding sequence ATGAATGACACCCCTGATCCGAACGCGAGCAACGGAGGTGAGGCAAGTCAGCCGACCGTGGAGGTGAGGCACGCCGGTGGCCTCATCACCCTGCTGGGAACGGCCCATGTCTCGCGTGCCAGTGCGGACAAGGTTCGCGAGCTCCTGGCGAGCGGGAAGTTCGATTCAGTGGCGGTGGAACTCTGCCCGAGCCGCTACAACGCAGTGATCGATCCGGATGCCCTCGCGCGCATGGACCTGTTCAAGGTGTTTCGCGAGGGGAGGGCGATGATGGTCACGGCGAGTCTGGCGCTGGGGGCCTACCAGCAGCGGCTGGCCGAGCAGTTCGGGATCCGCCCCGGGGAGGAGATGCGGGTGGCGATCGAGCTCGCCAACAAGGCCGGGCTCCCGGTCCTGCTGATCGACCGGGAGATTGGCGTGACGCTGAAACGCGTCTATCGGAACGTTCCCTGGTGGCGTCGCTTCGCCCTGTTGTCCGGATTGCTGGCCAGCGTCATCTCACACGAAGAGGTGAGCGAGGAGGAGATCGAGCGCCTCAAGGAAGGCGACATCCTGGAAACCACCTTTGGACAGTTCGCCGACCAGGCCCGGGAACTGTACGATCCCCTGATCGCCGAGCGGGACCGGTATATGGCGGCCGGTCTGGAAGCAGCCCTGCGCGACAAACAGGGACATAGAATCCTCGCGGTGGTCGGTGCGGGCCACTTGAAGGGAATGAAGGCGGAACTCGAACGCGGGTTGAAAGACCCCCGTGCGGTCATCGAGTCTCTGGACAGGGTGCCGACCGGCGCGCACTGGCCGCGATACATTCCCTGGGTGATTGTCGCCCTGGTATTCGTCGGCTTCGGGATCGGGTTCTCACGGAGCCCGGATCTCGGCTGGCGCCTGGTGCTCGACTGGGTGCTGATCAACGGGGGCCTGTCGGCGCTGGGTGCGCTGGTCGCCGCCGCCCATCCGCTGACCGTGGTGACGGCGTTTCTGGCCGCGCCCCTGACCTCCCTGAATCCCACCATCGGCGCCGGTATGGTCACGACCGCTACCGAGATCTACCTGCGCAAGCCGCAGGTGGGGGACTTCGCGCGGTTGCGCGAGGACACCGCGCACTTCGCGGGCTGGCGAAAGAACCGCGTTGCCCGAACTCTCCTGGTGTTCCTGCTCAGTACCCTGGGGTCCGCGATAGGGACCTACGTCGCGGGTTTCCGGATCTTCGGCAGGTTGACCGGGGGGTAG